The sequence below is a genomic window from Trichosurus vulpecula isolate mTriVul1 chromosome 5, mTriVul1.pri, whole genome shotgun sequence.
TCTCTCTTCAACCCTTGTCCGATTAAGTTTCTACATAAAGAGAAGCATCCCCTCATCATCTCTTCTCCCCCAATGCCCCTTTCCGGGCTCTGCCACTTCCCTCCCCGGACACCTCGAGTTCCCTCCCCTCCTGGAAGAGAGGGGGGCGGGCGGGCACTTACCGGAGGTGAGCTGCATCCAGGCACAGATTTTGTAGACGGTGGCCGTGTTGCAGAAGAAGAAGAGGGTAAAGCAGACGATGCAGGCGATAATGAGCATCATGGAGAGCCCGATGAAGAAGGAGGCAGCTTTGAAGGCGCTGGAGGGCAGGGTGGAGAAGTCTGTGAAGCTGCCCCGGCAGGTCAGTTCCCTGGAGAAGCCGTTCCCGATGCAGTAGTGGAAGAGCCCGAAATAGCCCGCTTGAGGAGTGTCCACGCCGTCCCCGATCCAGTAGGGCTGGATGAAGCACACCACGTTGACgatggcaaagcagatggtgaaGATGGCCCAGAGCACGCCAATGGCCCGGGAGTTCCGTACATAGTTGGTGTGATAGAGCTTAGCAGCCTC
It includes:
- the LHFPL3 gene encoding LHFPL tetraspan subfamily member 3 protein; amino-acid sequence: MPGAAAAAAAAAAAMLPAQEAAKLYHTNYVRNSRAIGVLWAIFTICFAIVNVVCFIQPYWIGDGVDTPQAGYFGLFHYCIGNGFSRELTCRGSFTDFSTLPSSAFKAASFFIGLSMMLIIACIVCFTLFFFCNTATVYKICAWMQLTSAACLVLGCMIFPDGWDSDEVKRMCGEKTDKYTLGACSVRWAYILAIIGILDALILSFLAFVLGNRQDSLMAEELKAENKGARKQPRLLDSKPDILEE